In a genomic window of Corynebacterium choanae:
- the lysS gene encoding lysine--tRNA ligase, translated as MTDTNQTSPDQLTDDAPEQIRIRKAKRARLLEAGIDPYPVSVERTASLAEVRRKYHVNREDDDAAAAPADSRILQIGEETDDVVSVAGRVMFIRNTGKLAFATLQDGDGTQLQAMLSLREVGEEALALWKSDVDLGDFVAVTGRIISSKRGELSVMATSWQMAAKSLRPLPVAHKDMSEDTRIRHRYTDLIMRKQARDNAMTRIKVMRALRHHLEGEGFVEVETPMLQTLHGGAAARPFETHSNALDIDLYLRIAPELYLKRCVVGGIDRVFEVNRNFRNEGVDSSHSPEFAMLETYQAWGTYDDGAETIKNLIQAVAMEVFGSTTVTLADGSTYDLGGETWKTIEMYPSLNEALQRKFPGQPEVTVDSTVEELQAIAKVVGLDVPAKGGWGHGKLVEEIWELLCEDQLEGPIFVRDFPVETSPLTRQHRDKPGVTEKWDLYVRGFELATGYSELVDPVIQRERFVDQARLAANGDDEAMVLDEDFLTAMEQGMPPTAGCGMGIDRLLMALTGLGIRETVLFPMVKPEKQIPASAEEA; from the coding sequence GTGACTGATACCAACCAAACCTCCCCAGACCAGTTAACAGACGACGCCCCGGAACAGATCCGGATCCGTAAAGCGAAACGTGCCCGCCTGTTAGAAGCCGGCATCGACCCTTATCCGGTGTCGGTGGAACGCACCGCCTCATTAGCGGAGGTACGCCGGAAGTATCACGTCAACCGGGAAGACGACGACGCAGCCGCCGCACCAGCTGATTCCCGCATTTTGCAAATCGGCGAAGAAACAGATGATGTTGTCAGTGTTGCTGGCCGTGTCATGTTTATTCGTAACACCGGCAAACTTGCCTTCGCCACCTTGCAAGACGGCGACGGCACCCAGCTGCAGGCCATGCTGTCGCTGCGGGAAGTTGGCGAAGAAGCCCTCGCCCTGTGGAAGAGTGATGTTGACCTGGGTGACTTTGTTGCCGTCACGGGACGGATTATTTCCTCGAAACGCGGCGAACTGTCAGTGATGGCAACCTCCTGGCAGATGGCCGCGAAATCGCTTCGTCCACTGCCGGTCGCACACAAAGACATGAGCGAAGACACCCGTATTCGCCACCGCTACACTGATCTCATCATGCGCAAGCAGGCACGCGACAATGCGATGACCCGCATTAAAGTGATGCGTGCCCTTCGCCATCACCTGGAAGGTGAAGGGTTCGTCGAAGTGGAAACGCCGATGCTGCAAACCCTGCACGGCGGTGCGGCTGCACGCCCCTTTGAAACCCACTCCAACGCCTTAGATATTGACCTGTATCTGCGGATTGCCCCAGAGCTATATCTCAAGCGTTGCGTAGTCGGCGGTATTGATCGGGTATTTGAAGTCAATCGAAACTTCCGCAATGAAGGTGTGGACTCGTCCCACAGCCCCGAGTTCGCCATGCTGGAAACCTATCAGGCGTGGGGCACCTATGACGATGGTGCAGAAACCATCAAAAACCTGATTCAAGCAGTCGCTATGGAAGTTTTCGGCTCCACCACAGTCACTTTGGCAGACGGCAGCACCTACGATTTGGGTGGGGAAACCTGGAAAACCATTGAAATGTATCCGTCGCTCAACGAGGCACTGCAGCGGAAATTCCCTGGCCAGCCGGAAGTGACTGTCGACTCCACAGTGGAAGAACTCCAGGCAATTGCGAAGGTGGTCGGTCTTGACGTCCCAGCCAAGGGCGGCTGGGGTCATGGCAAACTTGTGGAAGAAATCTGGGAGCTGCTGTGTGAAGATCAACTCGAAGGGCCGATCTTTGTGCGGGACTTCCCAGTGGAAACCTCGCCGCTGACCCGTCAGCACCGCGACAAGCCAGGGGTGACCGAAAAATGGGATCTCTATGTGCGCGGTTTCGAGCTTGCCACCGGCTATTCGGAGCTGGTTGATCCGGTGATTCAGCGGGAACGTTTTGTCGATCAGGCACGCCTTGCCGCCAATGGTGACGATGAGGCCATGGTGTTGGATGAGGACTTCCTCACCGCAATGGAACAAGGCATGCCGCCGACCGCTGGCTGTGGTATGGGTATTGACCGGCTGCTGATGGCGCTGACCGGGTTAGGTATTCGGGAAACGGTGCTGTTCCCGATGGTGAAACCAGAAAAGCAGATTCCAGCAAGTGCGGAAGAAGCCTGA
- a CDS encoding ATP-dependent Clp protease ATP-binding subunit codes for MFERFTDRARRVIVLAQDEARLLNHNYIGTEHILLGLIQEGEGVAAKALESMGISLDAVRQEVEEIIGHGTQPHTGHIPFTPRAKKVLELSLREGLQMGHRYIGTEFLLLGLVREGEGVAAQVLVKLGADLPSVRQQVIKLLSGYEGGEQGGQSSRPQVPNAGDVVGTGAAPGGRGSGGPGERSNSLVLDQFGRNLTLAAKEGKLDPVVGREKEIERIMQVLSRRTKNNPVLIGEPGVGKTAVVEGLALDIVNGKVPETLKDKQLYSLDLGSLVAGSRYRGDFEERLKKVLKEINQRGDIILFIDEIHTLVGAGAAEGAIDAASLLKPKLARGELQTIGATTLDEYRKHIEKDAALERRFQPVQVPEPSVEMTIEILKGLRDRYEAHHRVSITDGALAAAANLSDRYINDRFLPDKAVDLIDEAGARMRIKRMTAPEGLREIDERIADVRREKEQAIDNQDFEKAAGLRDKERKLGEERAEKEKQWRAGDLEEIAEVGEEQIAEVLGNWTGIPVFKLTEEESSRLLRMEDELHKRIIGQEDAVKAVSKAIRRTRAGLKDPKRPSGSFIFAGPSGVGKTELSKALANFLFGDDDALIQIDMGEFHDRFTASRLFGAPPGYVGYDEGGQLTEKVRRKPFSVVLFDEIEKAHKEIYNTLLQVLEEGRLTDGQGRNVDFKNTVLIFTSNLGTQDISKAVGMGFSAQNSTDADGQYERMKQKVNDELKKHFRPEFLNRIDDIVVFHQLTKDQIVEMVDLLMLRVTKALAQKDMGIELSQQAKDLLAKRGFDPVLGARPLRRTIQREIEDVLSEKILFGEFGAGEIIHVDVEGWDGESKGTDAKFVFSATPKPLPEDKFENLSDEAKEAIRDVAEAAEDVEVPETLTANLIEEDEARAAEHAADGDEAENNNA; via the coding sequence ATGTTTGAACGGTTTACCGACCGCGCGCGGCGCGTAATCGTGTTGGCACAGGATGAAGCCCGCCTGCTGAATCACAATTACATCGGTACCGAGCATATTCTGCTCGGACTGATCCAAGAAGGCGAAGGGGTTGCTGCGAAAGCCCTGGAGTCTATGGGCATCTCTCTCGACGCTGTCCGTCAGGAAGTCGAAGAAATTATCGGTCACGGCACCCAGCCGCATACCGGCCATATTCCGTTTACGCCACGGGCAAAGAAAGTCTTAGAGCTCTCCCTGCGGGAAGGCCTGCAAATGGGGCACCGCTATATCGGGACTGAGTTTTTGCTGCTAGGTCTTGTCCGCGAAGGGGAAGGCGTCGCCGCCCAAGTTTTAGTGAAGCTCGGCGCTGATCTGCCTAGTGTGCGCCAGCAGGTTATTAAACTGCTCTCCGGCTATGAAGGTGGCGAACAGGGTGGCCAGTCCTCTCGTCCGCAGGTACCGAATGCGGGCGATGTGGTCGGCACCGGTGCCGCCCCTGGCGGCCGTGGTTCAGGTGGTCCGGGTGAGCGTTCCAACTCGCTGGTATTAGATCAATTCGGCCGCAACCTCACCTTGGCTGCCAAGGAAGGCAAACTTGACCCGGTGGTTGGCCGTGAAAAAGAAATCGAACGCATCATGCAGGTGCTGTCGCGGCGAACCAAGAACAACCCGGTGCTGATCGGTGAGCCAGGTGTGGGTAAAACTGCTGTGGTTGAAGGGCTTGCCCTCGATATTGTCAACGGTAAAGTGCCGGAAACCCTGAAAGACAAGCAGCTGTATTCGCTTGATCTGGGATCGTTGGTGGCAGGTTCCCGCTACCGTGGCGACTTTGAGGAACGCCTCAAGAAGGTGCTGAAAGAGATCAATCAGCGCGGCGACATTATTTTGTTCATCGATGAGATTCACACCTTGGTCGGTGCTGGTGCTGCCGAAGGCGCTATTGATGCAGCCTCCCTGTTGAAGCCGAAACTTGCCCGCGGTGAACTGCAAACCATCGGTGCGACCACCTTGGACGAGTACCGCAAGCATATTGAAAAAGATGCAGCCCTCGAACGGCGGTTCCAGCCGGTACAAGTGCCGGAACCTTCCGTCGAGATGACCATCGAAATTCTGAAAGGCCTGCGTGACCGCTACGAGGCTCACCACCGGGTGAGCATCACTGATGGTGCACTTGCGGCGGCTGCAAACCTGTCCGACCGCTACATCAATGATCGTTTCCTGCCGGATAAAGCTGTCGATCTGATCGACGAAGCTGGCGCTCGGATGCGTATTAAGCGGATGACCGCCCCGGAAGGCTTGCGGGAAATCGATGAGCGGATCGCTGATGTGCGCCGCGAAAAAGAACAAGCCATCGACAATCAGGACTTTGAAAAAGCTGCCGGTTTGCGGGATAAGGAACGCAAGCTCGGTGAGGAGCGTGCCGAGAAAGAAAAGCAGTGGCGTGCCGGCGATTTGGAAGAGATCGCAGAGGTGGGCGAGGAACAGATTGCTGAAGTGCTCGGCAACTGGACTGGTATTCCAGTGTTTAAGCTCACCGAAGAAGAGTCGTCCCGTCTTCTGCGGATGGAAGATGAACTGCACAAGCGGATCATCGGTCAGGAAGATGCCGTCAAGGCGGTATCGAAGGCGATTCGTCGTACCCGTGCAGGATTGAAAGATCCGAAGCGTCCATCGGGTTCGTTTATTTTCGCCGGCCCCTCCGGTGTGGGTAAAACGGAACTGTCGAAGGCGTTGGCAAACTTCCTCTTCGGTGACGACGATGCACTGATCCAAATTGATATGGGTGAATTCCATGACCGGTTCACCGCCTCAAGGCTCTTTGGTGCTCCTCCTGGATATGTCGGCTATGACGAAGGTGGACAGCTCACCGAAAAGGTGCGGCGGAAACCGTTCAGTGTGGTGCTTTTTGACGAGATTGAAAAAGCTCACAAAGAGATTTACAACACGTTGCTGCAGGTGTTGGAAGAAGGCCGGCTCACCGATGGCCAAGGCCGCAATGTGGACTTTAAAAACACAGTGCTAATTTTCACCTCGAACCTTGGTACCCAAGATATTTCCAAGGCTGTGGGGATGGGCTTTAGTGCGCAGAACTCCACTGATGCTGACGGCCAATATGAGCGGATGAAGCAGAAGGTCAACGATGAGCTGAAGAAGCACTTCCGACCAGAGTTCTTAAACCGTATCGACGATATTGTGGTGTTCCATCAGCTCACCAAGGATCAGATCGTCGAGATGGTTGATCTGCTCATGCTGCGGGTTACCAAAGCATTGGCGCAAAAGGATATGGGCATCGAGCTTTCGCAGCAGGCGAAAGATCTGCTGGCCAAGCGTGGTTTCGATCCGGTGCTGGGTGCTCGTCCGTTGCGTCGCACGATCCAGCGGGAAATCGAGGATGTCCTGTCGGAGAAGATTCTGTTCGGCGAATTTGGTGCCGGTGAGATCATCCACGTCGATGTGGAAGGTTGGGATGGTGAGTCGAAGGGAACCGATGCGAAGTTTGTGTTCTCTGCGACACCGAAACCGTTGCCGGAGGACAAGTTCGAAAATCTTTCCGATGAGGCAAAGGAAGCAATCCGCGACGTTGCCGAAGCTGCTGAGGATGTAGAGGTTCCGGAAACGTTGACCGCTAACCTCATTGAGGAAGATGAGGCGCGGGCAGCTGAGCATGCTGCTGACGGTGACGAAGCAGAGAACAATAACGCCTAA
- a CDS encoding threonine/serine ThrE exporter family protein — protein MDLSDIPDPNLSNDWEKEAAVQHELGVEAEAVLRLGLMLMGAGTAGYRVIRGMKRAARALGFNALDAIVGVNSITCTFKEGERFRTMVAVQQKPGIHASRIEALEDLTHHLHHRITVDDLNEALDFIEEHINQRFHPAALVAAAGVACAAFAVLNHYAWAEIPIVGVAAALGQWVRMVLTNKNFNQLGTVAVAGAVAALGYFAVTVGLDALGVLVTDSRNFAAGYVAAALFLIPGFPLFSSLLDLSRFDITAGVARMTYALSVIVTATISVGMVSAVTGLNPLPTVAAEPPPYWPLIAAIASFLGVAGFSMLFQSSRRMVVTAAAVGTVGNLLRLAMISHGIQHQYAAFVAGCVIGLVAAVFANTMRIPRITVTVPAAVIMIPGVAMYKSMYFLNSYDLDQAISNAADAALVVLFITAGLATARMMTDRNWTFGRLIDFDKPLRPEDDLPAHERHPRGTAGQRTLLGEVTFRMLGSSAQHLPLHRSKDSTQ, from the coding sequence ATGGATCTGTCAGATATTCCTGATCCGAATCTTTCCAATGATTGGGAAAAGGAAGCTGCAGTTCAGCATGAGCTTGGGGTGGAAGCGGAAGCTGTGCTGCGCCTTGGGTTGATGCTGATGGGGGCGGGTACTGCTGGCTATCGGGTGATTCGCGGTATGAAACGGGCTGCCCGGGCGCTGGGGTTTAACGCACTGGATGCCATTGTGGGGGTGAACTCGATTACGTGCACCTTCAAAGAGGGAGAGCGTTTCCGCACCATGGTGGCGGTGCAGCAGAAACCGGGTATTCATGCGTCTCGTATTGAAGCTTTGGAAGACCTCACCCATCATCTGCATCATCGGATCACGGTCGATGATCTCAACGAGGCGCTCGATTTTATTGAAGAACACATCAATCAGCGTTTTCATCCAGCGGCGCTGGTGGCGGCGGCCGGGGTTGCTTGTGCCGCATTCGCGGTGCTTAACCATTATGCGTGGGCGGAAATACCAATTGTTGGGGTTGCTGCCGCACTAGGCCAATGGGTGCGGATGGTGTTGACAAACAAGAACTTTAACCAGTTGGGGACGGTCGCGGTGGCCGGTGCTGTTGCTGCGCTCGGGTATTTCGCGGTGACTGTCGGCTTGGATGCGCTTGGTGTGCTGGTGACTGATAGTCGAAATTTTGCCGCCGGCTATGTTGCTGCAGCCTTATTCCTTATCCCAGGATTTCCGCTGTTTTCCTCGCTGTTGGATTTGTCCCGTTTTGATATTACGGCCGGTGTGGCGCGGATGACCTATGCGTTGAGTGTGATTGTGACTGCAACGATTTCGGTGGGCATGGTCAGTGCTGTGACGGGGTTGAATCCGCTGCCGACGGTGGCTGCCGAGCCGCCTCCGTATTGGCCGTTGATTGCCGCGATTGCGAGTTTCCTTGGGGTGGCCGGATTTTCGATGCTGTTCCAATCTTCGCGGCGAATGGTGGTTACCGCCGCTGCGGTTGGTACGGTCGGTAATCTTCTCCGGTTGGCGATGATCAGCCATGGTATTCAACACCAGTATGCGGCGTTTGTGGCCGGTTGCGTGATCGGGTTGGTGGCGGCTGTGTTTGCCAACACTATGCGGATTCCCCGGATCACCGTGACTGTGCCGGCGGCAGTGATCATGATCCCTGGTGTAGCGATGTATAAGTCGATGTATTTTTTGAATTCGTATGATTTGGATCAGGCGATTTCGAATGCGGCTGATGCGGCGTTGGTGGTGTTGTTTATTACTGCCGGATTGGCGACCGCCCGGATGATGACTGATCGAAATTGGACGTTTGGCCGGTTGATTGATTTTGATAAGCCGCTGCGACCCGAAGATGATCTTCCCGCGCATGAGCGTCACCCGCGTGGCACGGCTGGGCAGCGAACCTTGTTGGGGGAAGTAACGTTTCGCATGTTGGGGAGTTCTGCGCAGCATCTGCCGTTACATCGGAGCAAGGATTCAACGCAGTAG
- a CDS encoding A/G-specific adenine glycosylase — MVTQEHPTNPDQLHHTVARQAVAWFAKHQRPLLWRQPGVTAWGVLVSEVMSQQTQVARVEPLWQEWMRRWPKPHHLAAAATPEVLSLWGRLGYPRRALRLKECATVLANKYDDTVPADVETLLTLPGIGDYTARAVCAFAYQQAVPVVDTNVRRVIARAIFGVAAAGNPKRRDLSDAQQLVDAYPSRGHEVCGALMEIGALICTARQPHCDSCPLAQTCQWVANGKPQLDQASEAAAKKRRQPSFFGTDRYVRGIIMAALREHHPHGLSPATIDTLWAQPAQLHSCVISLVEDGLAALDDKENLHLPA, encoded by the coding sequence ATGGTCACCCAGGAGCATCCGACCAACCCGGATCAGCTGCACCACACTGTGGCACGCCAAGCAGTTGCCTGGTTTGCCAAGCATCAACGTCCACTCCTGTGGCGCCAACCCGGGGTAACCGCATGGGGTGTGCTGGTCAGTGAAGTGATGAGCCAACAAACACAAGTCGCCCGAGTTGAACCACTCTGGCAGGAATGGATGCGACGCTGGCCGAAACCACATCATCTGGCCGCCGCCGCAACCCCTGAAGTGCTTTCGCTGTGGGGACGGCTCGGCTATCCGCGACGGGCTTTACGGCTCAAAGAGTGTGCAACAGTGCTCGCCAACAAGTATGACGACACCGTCCCCGCCGACGTAGAAACACTGCTCACCCTGCCAGGAATTGGCGACTACACTGCCCGTGCTGTGTGTGCCTTCGCCTACCAGCAGGCAGTTCCAGTAGTCGACACCAATGTGCGACGCGTCATCGCTCGCGCAATATTCGGTGTTGCCGCAGCCGGCAATCCGAAACGGCGCGACCTTAGCGACGCCCAACAGCTCGTCGACGCATATCCTTCCCGCGGCCACGAAGTCTGTGGTGCCCTCATGGAGATCGGGGCACTCATCTGTACCGCCCGACAACCACACTGCGACAGCTGTCCCCTAGCCCAAACATGCCAATGGGTAGCCAACGGCAAACCCCAACTCGACCAGGCCAGCGAAGCAGCAGCCAAAAAACGACGCCAACCATCATTTTTCGGCACCGACCGCTATGTGCGCGGAATCATCATGGCTGCTCTGCGGGAACATCATCCGCACGGTCTTTCCCCGGCCACCATCGATACACTGTGGGCGCAACCCGCCCAGCTGCACAGCTGTGTGATCTCCCTAGTAGAAGATGGGCTAGCCGCCCTCGACGACAAAGAAAACCTCCACCTACCGGCATAG
- a CDS encoding carbonic anhydrase encodes MTTPSMPTPAQAWEALQEGNRRFMNFQVERPNQDRKRRLELRNGQNPIAAVLACSDSRAPVEMIFDQGLGDIFVIRTAGEIIDLAVLGSLEYAVEGLQVPLVVVMGHESCGAVKATMDAIDGYGIPNGFQRVLIEKVSPSIMEARAAGRESTRQYEEQHVAETVDQILSRSPEIKARVTNGMVGLVGVRYRLSDGLAEPIVEIGTGEHD; translated from the coding sequence ATGACCACTCCTTCGATGCCCACCCCTGCCCAAGCGTGGGAAGCCTTACAAGAAGGCAATCGTCGTTTTATGAACTTCCAGGTGGAGCGCCCCAATCAGGATAGGAAACGTCGCCTGGAGCTGCGCAATGGACAAAACCCGATAGCGGCGGTGTTGGCGTGTTCGGATTCCCGTGCCCCGGTGGAGATGATTTTCGATCAGGGGTTGGGCGATATTTTTGTTATTCGCACCGCCGGAGAGATTATTGATTTGGCAGTGTTGGGCAGTTTGGAATATGCGGTCGAAGGCCTGCAGGTGCCGCTGGTGGTGGTGATGGGGCACGAGTCTTGTGGCGCGGTGAAAGCCACCATGGACGCCATTGATGGTTACGGGATTCCGAACGGTTTCCAGCGGGTGCTCATTGAGAAGGTGTCCCCGTCGATCATGGAGGCACGGGCGGCCGGTCGGGAGTCGACCCGCCAATATGAAGAGCAGCATGTGGCAGAAACTGTGGATCAGATTTTGTCCCGTTCCCCCGAGATTAAAGCCCGGGTGACTAATGGGATGGTGGGCCTGGTGGGTGTTCGCTACCGGTTGAGTGACGGGTTGGCGGAACCGATCGTAGAGATCGGTACCGGCGAGCACGACTAA
- the radA gene encoding DNA repair protein RadA translates to MARKPRAVHTCSECGYQTPKWLGRCPECGAWGTMSQASTPAPTTQVGSGTVISSLAPSTPALPVVEIDPSVTIRRSTGIGELDRVLGGGIVPGSVVLLAGEPGVGKSTLLLEVAARWARLPNPPAAAASPSATRTVLYITAEESVGQVRLRAERTDTIAETLYLASEADLEVIFGHVDALHPSLVIVDSVQTVRAPGVEGTAGGLAQTRAVTAGLTALAKRTGIPIILVGHVTKEGNVAGPRVLEHLVDAVFNFEGDKHSPLRLLRSMKNRYGATDEVGCFTQTDTGIVEVPDPSGLFLSSKEHTPDGSCITVCVDGNRPLLAEVQALVVGDSKAANPRRAVTGLDNTRVPMILAVLQARAGLKSVGFADVYVATVGGMKVTEPACDLAIALAIASAAKNTALPQRLVAFGEIGLAGEIRPVPDMIRRIKEAQRLGYRTAVIPNTSDSRQAASHIDRVIIADTITAAISQLLGGS, encoded by the coding sequence ATGGCAAGAAAACCCCGCGCGGTACACACCTGTTCAGAATGCGGATATCAAACCCCGAAATGGCTTGGGCGCTGCCCGGAATGCGGCGCGTGGGGAACCATGAGCCAAGCAAGCACCCCTGCACCCACCACCCAGGTTGGTTCCGGCACCGTCATTAGTTCACTTGCCCCATCGACCCCCGCGCTACCGGTGGTCGAGATTGATCCCAGTGTGACGATTCGCCGCTCCACGGGAATCGGGGAACTTGACCGGGTACTCGGCGGTGGCATTGTGCCCGGTTCCGTAGTGCTGCTTGCCGGGGAGCCAGGGGTGGGCAAATCCACGTTACTGTTGGAAGTCGCTGCCCGCTGGGCACGTCTTCCCAACCCACCGGCAGCCGCAGCATCACCATCTGCCACCCGCACCGTGCTGTATATCACCGCGGAAGAATCCGTTGGCCAAGTGCGTCTACGAGCCGAACGCACCGACACCATCGCAGAAACCCTCTATCTTGCCAGCGAAGCCGACCTGGAAGTGATCTTCGGCCATGTGGATGCGCTACATCCCTCCCTGGTGATCGTCGACTCGGTACAAACTGTGCGCGCCCCCGGGGTGGAAGGAACCGCCGGCGGTCTGGCACAAACCCGGGCAGTGACCGCCGGGCTGACCGCCCTTGCCAAACGCACCGGGATTCCCATCATTTTGGTTGGCCATGTCACCAAAGAAGGCAATGTTGCCGGTCCGCGCGTCCTCGAGCATCTCGTCGACGCCGTGTTTAACTTTGAAGGTGATAAACATTCCCCACTGCGACTCCTGCGCAGCATGAAAAACCGCTACGGTGCCACCGATGAGGTTGGCTGTTTCACCCAAACCGACACCGGGATCGTGGAAGTCCCCGACCCGAGTGGGCTGTTTCTCTCCAGCAAAGAACACACCCCTGACGGCTCCTGCATCACTGTGTGTGTGGACGGCAACCGTCCCCTGCTTGCCGAAGTGCAAGCCCTAGTGGTTGGCGACAGTAAAGCAGCAAACCCGCGACGGGCAGTCACCGGTCTCGACAACACCCGGGTGCCGATGATTCTCGCCGTCCTCCAGGCTCGTGCCGGACTAAAATCGGTCGGCTTTGCCGATGTGTATGTTGCCACTGTCGGCGGAATGAAAGTCACCGAACCTGCCTGCGACTTAGCTATTGCGCTGGCTATCGCTTCGGCGGCGAAAAACACTGCACTCCCGCAACGGCTCGTTGCCTTCGGCGAAATCGGACTCGCCGGGGAGATCCGGCCAGTACCGGATATGATTCGCCGCATCAAGGAAGCACAACGGCTCGGCTATCGGACAGCTGTTATCCCGAACACCAGCGACTCGCGGCAGGCAGCCAGCCACATTGACCGGGTTATCATCGCTGACACCATCACGGCAGCAATCAGCCAACTCCTTGGGGGATCATAG
- a CDS encoding CarD family transcriptional regulator: protein MDFKVGDTVVYPHHGAAVIEGMEMRTVGGEEKQFLVLQIHQSDLTVKVPVDKAELVGVRDVVGEEGLRKVFSVLRETDVEEAGNWSRRYKANQERLTSGDVNKVAEVVRDLWRRDQDRGLSAGEKRMLNKARQILVGELALAEDVDHAKADEVLAELDVIIERQRSQGVAGKEDTKTANKPDDDDELDLDFDDDDDD, encoded by the coding sequence ATGGATTTCAAGGTTGGCGATACGGTCGTCTACCCGCACCACGGGGCCGCAGTAATCGAAGGCATGGAAATGCGAACGGTTGGCGGCGAAGAGAAACAATTCCTGGTGCTGCAAATCCACCAGTCTGATCTCACGGTGAAAGTTCCCGTCGACAAAGCAGAACTCGTCGGTGTCCGTGACGTCGTCGGCGAAGAGGGGCTGCGGAAAGTATTTTCGGTACTGCGGGAAACCGATGTGGAAGAAGCCGGCAACTGGTCGCGGCGCTACAAAGCCAACCAGGAGCGGCTCACCTCGGGTGACGTGAACAAGGTTGCCGAAGTGGTGCGGGATCTGTGGCGGCGTGACCAAGATCGCGGACTGTCCGCCGGTGAAAAGCGGATGCTCAATAAGGCTCGACAGATTCTGGTGGGTGAATTAGCGCTTGCGGAAGATGTTGATCATGCCAAAGCCGACGAGGTGCTTGCCGAATTGGATGTCATCATCGAACGGCAACGTTCGCAAGGGGTGGCCGGCAAAGAGGACACGAAGACGGCGAATAAACCCGACGACGATGACGAGTTGGATCTCGACTTCGACGACGATGACGACGACTAG
- a CDS encoding IspD/TarI family cytidylyltransferase, translating to MASQQQQAGGQPAAQSSVALPPTVVVITAAGQGTRLGAGMPKALVPVAGKSLLARSLAGVIDSGVADIVVVTCSPAMWDAVAVTLAACAATQPQTLEVVDASSLTEAVASTASKRGPGCKDSPTLLTQITGGAERYDSVARAVRCAADAFATLSEPANMQPIVLVHDAARALTPPAVFARVAASVAAGHPGVIPTIPVTDTIAVVAGDTVTSNPDRATLQAVQTPQGFPLALLHAAFQAYYQAHNTAAGQPTNALQQPTGGETVPPYPGDAAADTVFTPEQFHDFTPTDDASLMTQAGLPVTVVAGDTRSFKVTTATDLLLAEAMLANHTT from the coding sequence ATGGCATCGCAACAGCAGCAAGCCGGTGGGCAACCGGCGGCGCAGAGTTCCGTTGCGTTGCCACCGACAGTGGTGGTGATTACTGCCGCTGGGCAAGGCACTCGCCTGGGGGCGGGTATGCCGAAAGCCCTCGTCCCGGTGGCTGGGAAAAGCCTGCTGGCTCGGTCACTGGCCGGCGTTATTGACAGTGGTGTCGCCGATATTGTGGTGGTGACCTGTTCACCAGCGATGTGGGATGCGGTTGCTGTGACCCTTGCCGCGTGTGCTGCTACCCAGCCTCAAACGCTGGAAGTTGTGGATGCATCCTCACTGACTGAAGCAGTAGCAAGCACTGCCTCCAAACGCGGCCCCGGCTGCAAGGATTCGCCCACGCTGCTCACCCAGATCACTGGTGGTGCGGAGCGCTACGATTCGGTTGCCCGGGCAGTGCGCTGTGCTGCGGATGCCTTCGCCACACTTTCAGAACCTGCGAATATGCAACCGATTGTGCTGGTACATGACGCTGCCCGGGCGCTCACCCCGCCTGCCGTGTTTGCGCGGGTGGCAGCATCTGTTGCCGCCGGCCATCCAGGGGTCATTCCCACCATCCCGGTCACCGATACGATCGCCGTGGTGGCAGGGGACACCGTGACCAGCAATCCGGATCGGGCTACGTTACAAGCCGTGCAAACCCCGCAAGGCTTCCCGTTGGCACTGTTGCACGCCGCATTTCAGGCCTACTATCAGGCGCACAACACTGCGGCGGGGCAACCAACCAATGCCCTGCAGCAGCCCACAGGCGGCGAAACCGTTCCACCGTATCCAGGGGATGCTGCCGCGGATACGGTATTTACGCCGGAACAATTTCACGACTTCACTCCGACCGATGATGCGTCACTGATGACACAAGCAGGGCTGCCGGTGACCGTGGTCGCCGGTGACACCCGCAGTTTCAAAGTCACCACCGCAACAGATTTACTCCTCGCCGAAGCGATGCTGGCGAACCACACAACCTAG